One genomic window of Panicum hallii strain FIL2 chromosome 6, PHallii_v3.1, whole genome shotgun sequence includes the following:
- the LOC112896954 gene encoding putative disease resistance protein RGA3, whose translation MAETLLLPVVRGVLGKAADALVQKVTAMWGVDDDRRDLELKLLYVQSLLADAEAKAEAETEAGRAVKEWMRALRAAAYQADDVLDDFQYEALRREAQRLRSSTSKVLDFFRSRNRLVFRHKASRDLKNVLGKIDKLVKDMHKFVLLQREPEAPQPLNRQTHSALDESAEIFGRDDDKAVVVKLLLDQQDQRSVQVLPIIGMGGLGKTTLAKMVYNDRKVQEHFEFRMWHCVSENFEATAVVRSVIELATNGRCDLPDTMELLRQRLQEVIGRKRFLLILDDVWNEDQLKWDDDLKPLLCSSIGGLGSMIVVTSRSRKVASIMGTLPTHELACLSEEDSWELFSKKAFCKGVEEQEEFITVGKLIVNKCKGLPLALKTMGGLMSSKYQIKEWEAIAESNRGANIEILSILKLSYMHLSSEMKQCFAFCAVFPKDYEMDKDKLIQLWMANNFIQAEGNIDLVQKGEFVFYELVWRSFIQDVNVNAFDGYSVSRCKKIRCKMHDLMHDLAKDITDECAFAEELIQQKASVNNVRHMQLPWNVSDEITGLMKASLSLRTLLAQYSKPTDVKELTLKSVRAIHCPYAYVIHRLINTTHLRYLDISGSEIVGLPNSFCMLYNLQSLWLNDCRKLKFLPEGMQTMRQLTHIYLLGCISLERMPPKLSLLHNLCTLTSFIVDTGDGFGIEELQGLRQLGNMLELFNLRKVKSGSKANLHEKKNLTALFLNWGREVGYNPLHDEVVSNNQEEVLESLVPNTKLKTLELHGYGGLAISQWMRDPQMFCCLRELQISNCPGCKDLPLVWLLSPLEKLHLSSMNSLATLCKNIDAEAAGYTTSQEIFPKLKMMRLYKLPEFERWAENSAGEPNSLVMFPQLEKLYISNCNKIVNLPEAPALTSASFVEESADCIVPMSMEWGSFPSLIHLKFGRLVNVVMPVKDHQNQSQRPLRTPRSLFVEGSNGFISMFNSSKLQLGLGDCLSFVEHLVISECDNIVRWPVEEFRCLVRLQSLWIDSCSKLEGKGSSSEEFLPLPRLEILDIRSCGSLLEIPKLPALLEEMCIYGCKSLVALPSNLGDLAKLRHLGLVTCFELKVLPGGMDGLTSLEQLEIYNCPGISKFPQGLLQRLPALKSLEIYYCPDLERRCREGGEYFDLVFSIPDKRIPQPDEPATKKSMKSGLLPWCVGGSSSS comes from the coding sequence GCCGCGTACCAGGCCGACGACGTCCTCGATGACTTCCAGTACGAGGCGCTGCGTCGGGAGGCCCAGCGCCTTCGATCTAGCACCAGCAAGGTACTGGATTTCTTCCGGTCAAGGAATCGACTTGTGTTCCGTCATAAGGCGAGCAGGGACCTCAAGAACGTGCTGGGCAAGATCGACAAGCTGGTGAAGGACATGCATAAATTTGTCCTGCTTCAGCGCGAGCCAGAGGCGCCACAACCTCTGAATCGGCAGACGCACTCTGCACTCGACGAGTCTGCGGAAATCTTTGGAAGAGATGACGACAAGGCGGTGGTGGTGAAGCTGTTACTCGACCAGCAAGATCAGCGCAGTGTGCAGGTGTTGCCCATCATTGGAATGGGAGGTTTGGGTAAGACCACACTAGCAAAGATGGTGTACAATGACCGCAAAGTTCAGGAGCACTTTGAGTTCAGGATGTGGCACTGTGTGTCTGAAAACTTTGAAGCCACTGCTGTTGTGAGGTCCGTTATCGAGTTAGCTACAAATGGAAGATGTGATCTGCCAGACACCATGGAGCTGCTTCGACAGAGACTGCAGGAAGTCATTGGTAGAAAAAGGTTCCTACTGATTCTTGATGATGTGTGGAATGAAGACCAGCTCAAGTGGGATGACGACCTGAAGCCACTACTATGTTCTTCTATTGGTGGACTGGGAAGCATGATAGTTGTCACGAGTCGAAGCCGAAAAGTTGCCTCTATCATGGGCACCCTTCCAACCCATGAGCTTGCATGCCTGAGTGAGGAGGATTCATGGGAGCTGTTCTCAAAGAAAGCATTTTGTAAAGGAGTGGAAGAGCAAGAAGAGTTCATAACAGTCGGCAAACTTATTGTCAACAAGTGCAAGGGGCTACCTCTTGCTTTGAAGACAATGGGTGGATTGATGAGCTCAAaatatcaaatcaaggaatggGAGGCCATTGCAGAAAGCAATAGGGGTGCCAACATTGAAATACTGTCCATTCTAAAACTGAGCTACATGCACTTGTCGTCTGAAATGAAGCAGTGCTTTGCGTTCTGTGCGGTTTTCCCTAAGGACTACGAGATGGATAAGGATAAGTTGATCCAACTATGGATGGCAAACAATTTTATTCAAGCAGAGGGAAATATAGATTTGGTGCAGAAAGGTGAATTTGTTTTCTATGAGTTGGTGTGGAGGTCATTTATTCAAGACGTGAATGTCAATGCATTTGATGGATATAGTGTTTCTCGATGCAAGAAAATTAGATGTAAAATGCATGATTTAATGCATGACCTAGCAAAAGATATCACAGATGAGTGTGCTTTTGCAGAAGAGTTGATTCAGCAGAAAGCCTCAGTAAATAATGTACGTCACATGCAGCTGCCATGGAATGTATCGGATGAAATCACTGGATTAATGAAAGCCTCGCTATCTCTCCGAACTTTATTAGCTCAATACTCAAAGCCCACGGATGTTAAGGAGTTAACACTGAAATCAGTACGAGCAATCCATTGCCCATACGCATATGTTATCCACAGGCTCATAAATACAACACATTTAAGATATCTTGATATTTCTGGATCagaaattgttggattgccgaATTCATTTTGTATGCTGTACAACTTGCAATCATTGTGGCTCAATGATTGTCGAAAACTAAAATTTTTACCCGAAGGCATGCAAACTATGAGGCAGCTCACCCATATTTATCTGTTGGGATGCATTAGCTTAGAGCGGATGCCTCCAAAGCTTAGTCTACTACACAACCTCTGTACACTGACATCATTTATTGTGGACACTGGAGATGGCTTTGGTATCGAGGAGCTCCAAGGCCTGAGACAACTTGGAAACATGTTGGAACTGTTCAATTTGAGGAAAGTAAAGAGTGGATCAAAGgccaatctccatgagaaaaaGAATCTAACTGCGCTGTTTTTGAATTGGGGACGTGAAGTAGGTTACAATCCATTGCATGATGAGGTTGTAAGTAATAATCAGGAAGAAGTACTGGAATCGCTTGTACCTAATACTAAGCTCAAAACATTGGAGCTACATGGGTATGGTGGCCTGGCGATCTCACAATGGATGAGAGACCCCCAAATGTTTTGTTGTCTAAGAGAACTACAGATTTCCAACTGCCCAGGATGCAAGGATCTACCATTAGTGTGGTTGTTGTCCCCTCTTGAGAAATTGCACTTAAGCTCCATGAACAGCCTGGCCACATTATGTAAGAACATTGATGCGGAAGCTGCAGGATATACAACCTCTCAGGAAATTTTCCCCAAGTTAAAGATGATGCGGTTGTATAAACTGCCGGAGTTTGAGAGATGGGCAGAAAACAGCGCGGGAGAACCTAATAGCTTGGTGATGTTTCCCCAGCTAGAAAAGCTGTACATCTCCAATTGCAACAAAATTGTAAATCTTCCGGAGGCCCCAGCTCTCACTTCTGCATCTTTTGTGGAGGAGTCTGCAGATTGTATTGTTCCTATGAGCATGGAGTGGGGATCTTTTCCATCTCTTATCCACTTGAAGTTTGGGAGGCTGGTAAACGTGGTGATGCCTGTGAAGGACCATCAAAACCAAAGCCAAAGACCTCTACGCACCCCTAGAAGTTTGTTTGTAGAAGGTAGCAATGGCTTCATATCAATGTTCAACTCATCCAAATTACAACTGGGGCTTGGGGATTGTTTGTCATTCGTGGAACATTTGGTAATCTCTGAATGCGACAATATTGTCCGCTGGCCAGTGGAGGAGTTCCGATGTTTGGTTCGCCTTCAATCTCTATGGATTGATTCGTGCAGCAAACTAGAGGGGAAGGGATCGTCCTCTGAGGAATTCCTTCCGCTGCCCCGGTTGGAAATATTAGATATACGATCCTGCGGTAGCTTGTTGGAGATTCCAAAGTTGCCCGCTTTACTTGAGGAAATGTGCATTTACGGGTGCAAAAGTTTGGTGGCGCTGCCTTCAAACCTTGGGGATCTGGCAAAGCTGAGGCATCTCGGGTTGGTGACGTGCTTTGAGCTGAAAGTGCTGCCGGGTGGGATGGACGGCCTCACTTCTCTTGAGCAATTGGAGATCTATAATTGTCCAGGGATAAGTAAATTCCCGCAGGGTCTCCTCCAGCGGCTCCCAGCCCTCAAATCCCTGGAAATATATTACTGCCCGGACCTGGAGAGACGTTGCAGGGAAGGTGGGGAGTACTTCGACTTGGTCTTCTCGATTCCAGATAAAAGGATTCCACAACCAGATGAACCTGCAACAAAGAAGTCTATGAAGAGCGGGTTGCTCCCCTGGTGCGTCGGTGGCTCTTCAAGTAGCTGA